Proteins from a single region of Candidatus Neomarinimicrobiota bacterium:
- the tsaD gene encoding tRNA (adenosine(37)-N6)-threonylcarbamoyltransferase complex transferase subunit TsaD encodes MTVLGIETSCDETAGSVCRDGTILSSVISSQDIHAHYGGIVPEIASREHEKRLTSVVEEAMQLASLVKGDLDAVAVTRGPGLMGSLLTGVSFARGFAQGLGIPCLGINHIEAHIFANFIAYPELKYPFLCLLASGGHTQIWRVSDLGDYELLGETRDDAAGEAFDKGARILGLGFPGGPALEEASRGGNEEEVAFPRAFLQSQAIEYSFSGLKTSLINYVKGRGGKMTEKQLAHVAASYQKAIVDVLLFKLRQAVDLTGVKTTVIAGGVAANNRLRREAERVFADCTAYYPPRSLCTDNAAMVAFLGEKYFLQGARVKTDLSVVPNLSLTH; translated from the coding sequence ATGACCGTTCTTGGTATCGAAACGTCCTGCGATGAGACAGCCGGTTCTGTCTGCCGGGACGGCACAATCCTGTCATCAGTAATTTCTTCCCAGGACATTCATGCCCATTATGGGGGCATTGTTCCAGAAATCGCTTCAAGGGAGCATGAGAAGCGCCTCACGTCAGTTGTGGAAGAGGCCATGCAACTGGCGAGTCTGGTCAAGGGCGATCTCGATGCGGTGGCCGTCACCCGGGGACCAGGTCTCATGGGATCTCTCCTTACCGGCGTCAGTTTTGCGAGGGGATTCGCCCAGGGTCTTGGAATACCATGCCTGGGTATCAACCATATCGAGGCCCATATTTTTGCGAACTTTATTGCCTATCCGGAGTTGAAATATCCGTTCCTATGTTTGCTCGCTTCAGGGGGACATACACAAATCTGGAGAGTGTCGGATTTGGGAGATTATGAACTCCTGGGTGAAACCCGTGATGATGCTGCCGGTGAAGCTTTTGATAAGGGGGCCCGTATTCTGGGACTCGGTTTCCCGGGGGGGCCAGCTCTTGAAGAGGCGTCACGCGGGGGGAATGAAGAGGAGGTAGCTTTTCCCCGGGCTTTTCTGCAGTCACAGGCCATTGAATACAGTTTCAGTGGATTGAAAACCTCCTTAATTAACTACGTCAAGGGCAGAGGTGGAAAAATGACGGAGAAACAGCTGGCACATGTGGCAGCGAGCTACCAGAAGGCCATTGTAGATGTCCTTCTGTTCAAGTTAAGGCAGGCTGTCGATCTGACTGGAGTGAAGACCACGGTCATCGCGGGTGGTGTGGCGGCGAACAACAGGCTACGCCGTGAGGCGGAAAGAGTATTCGCCGATTGCACGGCTTATTACCCTCCCAGGTCACTCTGTACAGACAACGCGGCAATGGTGGCATTTCTGGGGGAGAAATATTTTCTTCAAGGGGCAAGGGTAAAAACAGATTTATCAGTTGTTCCCAATCTAAGCCTTACGCACTGA